The DNA segment GCGAAGCGGCCGGATGCCGTGGCGGGGCTCGTGGAGGACTGGGCGCGCGAGCGACCGGGGCTGGACACCTCGCCGCTGGAGGTGCTCGCCCGGCTGCACCGTGCCTACCTGCAGTACCAGTCGCGGCTCACCGCACAGATCGAGAAGCACGGCCTGTCGGTCGCCGGTTTCGACGTGCTCACGGCGCTGCGCCGGTCCGGCGCCCCGTACCGGCTCACCGCCGGCCAGCTGGCCGCCTCCGGCCTGATCTCCTCGGCGGGAGTGACGCTGCGTCTGGACCGGCTGGAGAACGACGGGCTCCTGGTGCGCGAGCGCGACGCGGTGGACCGCCGCGTGGTCTACTCGCGGCTCACCGACGCCGGGTTGAAGAAGGTGGACGAAGTGTTCACCGAGCACCTGGACAATGAGCGGCGGATGCTCAGCGGGCTCTCCCTCACCGAGCGCCGCCAACTCGCCCGGCTGCTGTCCGGGCTGGAGCACTCGATCGTCGAATCCGACACGGCAGGGGAGGACGCGGCCGGCTGACCGGCGGGCGGCGCGCCCTCCCCCGGGGCGTCACACGGCCGGACCCGATGCGACCTTCCCGGACTGCCGCGCCGCCTTGGACTGCTGCGCCGCCTGGGCCTGGTAGAGGCGCCGCAGGCGGACCACGCCCAGGTCGTGCTGGTACAGGTTCTCGTACTGGTCGGCGTCGGCGGGCATGGCCTCCAGCATGACGCGGTCCTGTTCGAGGACCTGCCAGTGGCGCTCCTCGATGAGTGTCTTGTAGAGGAACCGCCAGCTGTCCCGCTGCCAGCCGTCGACCCTGCGGTAGCGCCAGAAGAAGACGCCGGTGCGTTCGGCGTCCACCGGGCAGGCCATGCCGACGATGCCGAACGCGCCGCCCGGTCCCGCCGACGGCGGGTACGGAATGGACAGGTCCACCCAGTCGACGCCGGTCCTGCACAGCTCCACCCAGTCGAAGTTGACGCCCCGCTGGTCGGTCTTCTCGAAGAAGTAGCCGCGCTCGGTCTCCCGGATGCGGAACTTCGCCCGGGTGTCGCCGTCGTACATGGTGTGCGACTCGTGGTGCAGAAACGCGCCGTGCATCGGGTCGAGGAGGTTCTCCATGGCGTAGCGCCACGGCACGTTCCACTCGGCGTAGCACAGGAAGGCGGAAACAGCAGGGTCCGTGAGCGGTTCGGGGAGGGTCAGCTCCGCCGGCTCCGGGTGCTCCTCGTCGCCGAACCAAGCGAGGATCGCGCCGCCGACCTCGCGGACCGGCAGGGACGTGACGAGTGTCTTGCCCTCCAGGTTGCAGCCGGGCAGGCCGGGTACGGAGGTGACCGTGCCGGAGCCGTCGACCTCGACGCCGTGGTACCAGCACGCCACCCGGTCGCCCAGGTGTTTGCCGAGGGACAGCGGCGCTCCGCGGTGCGGGCAGCGGTCGGCGAGTAGCGACAGGGTGCCGTCGGCCTTGCGGAACAGCAGCCAGTTCTCGCCGAGGGCGGTGACCTTGCGCAGACCGCCGGGCCCGACGAAGTGGGAAGGGACGACCGGGTGCCACAGGTTGCGCAGGCCGTGGGCGTAGACGTGGTCCGCGGTGTCGGATACGGAAAGTGGCATCTCAGGCTCCCAGGCGGTGCATCTCGGTACGGAAGGTCTCCTCGGTCCAGGGCTCCCCGGACGGGGTGCGGACCTGCCGGGCATTCAGCCCGGCGACGACGTCGGCCAGTTCGTGGCCATCGTGGGTGAAGATCTCCTCCAGCGTCCGGGCGAGCTTCTGCTCGTAGGGGTGGGCTCGTGGTCGCGGGTCTGGTGAGGGGCGAGGTAGGGCCAAGTGGTGGCTTCGGTGGTCATCAGGGTCTCCGTACGGGTCACAGGTCCAGGACGAGGCGGTCGGAGGCGCACCGGGAGACGCAGAGCATCATCGTCTTGCCGGTGGCGCGTTCGGTCTCGCTGAGCAGGAAGTCACGATGGTCGGGGGTGCCGGCGAGCACGCGCGTCTCGCAGGAGCCGCAGATGCCGTCCCGGCAGGAGGAGTTGACGTTCAGCCCGGCCCTCTCGGCGGCCTCCAGGACGGAGGTGGTGGCGTCGACGGTCAGGGTCACGCCCGACGTTCGGCACTCGACCTCGAAGGCGGTGTCGTCGCCGGTGCGCTCGACGACGGGCGCGGCGAACCGCTCCACCCTCAACTGCCCGGCGGGGCACGCCCCTTCGACGGCCTTGAGCAGGGGTTCCGGCCCGCAGCAGTAGACCAGCGCGTCGGCCGGCAGGTCGCGGAGGGCGGCTGCCAGGTCGGGGTGGCCACGCTCGTCCTGCGGTACGAGGGTCACGTCGCCGGTGAGCGCGGACAGCTCGGTACCGAAGGCCATCGAGGCCCGGGACCGGCCGCCGTGGACCAGGCGGTACGGGATGCCGTCGCGGTCCGCCTGGCGGGCCATGGCCAGGATCGGGGTGATGCCGATGCCGCCGGCGAGGAAGACGTACGAGGAGGCAGGCTCCAGCGCGAAGTGGTTGCGCGGGCCGACCGCACGGACGCTCTGCCCGGGGCGGAGTTTGGTGTGCACGTGCCGCGAACCACCGCGTGAGGAGGGCTCGTTCAGGACGCCGATGCGGTACGTCGCCGAGTCTGCCGGGTCGCCGCAGAGGCTGTACTGGCGCACGATGCCACCGACATGCAGGTCCAGATGAGCGCCCGGGGTCCAGGCGGGCAGCGGCTTGCCGTCCGGCCAGGTCAGTTCGACGGAGAGCACGCCGTCCGCCTCCCAGGTCATCCGGCGGACGAGGAGGTCGAGTTCGTGCTCGTCGGCAGTGGTGGTCATGACGGTGGCCTCCCTACGCGGTGGGGATCTTGACGGGCGGGGTGAACGGCTTCTTCATCGGGCCGAGCGCGTCGAGGTCGACCTCGACGAGGGTCGGCCCGTCGGCAGCGAGGGCCGCCTGAAGGACCGGCGCGGCATCCTCCGGGGCGGCGATGCGGGCGTACGGCAGTGCGCAGGCGGCGGCGAGCGGGCCGAAGTCGGGCGTGAACAGGTCCACGCCGGAGCGGCGTTCGGCGTACCCGTCCTGCAGGTTGCGCAGCACCCCGTATCCGCCGTCGTTGAAGACGACCAGGGTCAGGCGGGGCCGTTCCTGGGCGACGGTGAGGAGTTCGCCGAAGTGCACGGCGAGGCCGCCGTCGCCCGCGATCACCACGGTCGGCTCGTCGGGGCGGGCGAGCGCGGCTCCGATGCCCATGCCGAGGCCCTGTCCGATGCCGCCGCCGCGCGGAAAGACGTTGGCGCGCGGGTCGTGGATCGGCAGGAGCCGGTTGCCCCAGGAGGACGACGGGATGGTGACATCACGGGCGACCACCGTGCTGCGCGGCAGAGCGGCGGCGAGAGCGTCGCAGACGGCGGCCTGGGGGCCGATGTCGTCGTGCAGGGCGGCTCGGACCTCCTCGCGGACAGCGGTGACACGGGCCGTCCAGTCGGTGTCGGCACGGTCGGCGGCTCCGGTCAGGGTGGGCAGGACGGTGGCCGCGTCGCCGTGCAGGGCATGGCGTGCCGGGTAGACCCGGCCGAGTGCGGCCGCGTCCACGTCGATCTGGATGTGCGCGTCAGGGAGCCTCAGGCCGTAGTCGGCGGTCTCGTTGGAGCGGAAGTGGGTGCCGACGGTCACGAGGACGTCGGCGTCGGCGAGCAGGGCGCGGGCGGCGGGTGCGGTGGCGAAGTTGCCGATCACGAGGGGGTGGTCCTCGGGAACGGAGCCGCGCCCGGAGTTGGACGTGAGCAGTCCGGCGCCGGTCGTCTCCAGCAGCGCGAGGAGTTCCGGCCGGGCACGGCACGCACCGCCGCCGGCCCAGATCAGCGGGCGCCGAGAGCCGCTCAACAGCAGCTGGGCGGCGGCGAGTTCGGCGGCATCCGTCGAGGGAGGCGCGGCGCCGGGGACTGCCTCCTCGGCATCCTGCTGTGCCGCGTACTGCAGGTCGATCGGCCACTCCACGCTGGCGGGGCCGCCGGGCACCGAGAGTGCCGCCGACGTCGCCTCGCGCAGGACCCGCCCGGCATCATGAGCGGACGTGACGGTGGCCGCGTACGCCGACACCGCGCTCAGCATGCCGAGTTGGTCCTTGGTCTCGTGGATGAAGCCCCGCCCGGTGCCCAGATACGCCGACTCGATCTGTCCGGTGACGTGCAGGACGGCCGTCCCGGACGCCAGTGCCTCGATCAGCGAGCCGGCGGCGTTCCCCGCCCCCGTACCGGTCGAGGTGAGGGCGCAGCCGATCGAACCGCGCGCCCGTCCGTAGCCGTCGGCCGCGTTGACGGCGGTCGCCTCGTGCCGGACCGGTACGAAGCGCAGATGCCGGTCGACGGCCTCCACGAGCGGCAGGTTGTGTACCGACACGACGCCGAAGACGGTGTCGATGCCGAGGGATTTCAGGTGGGCTACGAGGAGTTCGCCCCCGTTGTCGTACTGCATGGGCTGAGTCCTCACAGGATGCCGCGGCCGACTCCGCCGCAGACGTCGATGCTGGTTCCGGTGATGTACGAGGCGCGCGGGGAGAGCAGCGCGACGATCGCGTAGGCGACCTCCTCGGCGCGCCCGAGGCGTCCGAGTGCGACCCCGCGGTCGGCGGCGAGTTCGGCCTGCCACTCCTCGTACGTCAGGCCGCTGTCCGCGGCGGCGTGGCGGCGGGTCCACTGGCCGGTGTCGATCAGGCCGAGGCAGACGGAGTTGACCCGGATGCCGTCGGCGGCGAGTTCGGCGGACAGGGACTTGGAGAGGTTGAGGATGCCGGCGCGCGCTGCGCTGGTGGTGATCAGGCGGGTCTCGGGCTGCTTGGCGAGGACCGCGTTGACGTTGACGACGGAGGCGGTGTCCGAGGCGCGCAGGTAACTCCGGACGGCGGACAGGGGTTGAGCACACCGGCGAACTTCAGCTCCAGTTCGTCGCGCCAGTCCTCGGCGGTCGTCTCGTCGAGGCGCTTCATACGGGACTGGCCCGCGTTGTTGACCAGACCGTCGAGGCCGTCACAGAAGTGCTCGGCGGCTTCCTCCGTGAAGTGACGTACGGCAGCCGCGTCGCGGACGTCGCACGCTCCCGTGAACAGCCGGTCGGTGCCCGCGCCGAGCCGGGCGGCGGCCCTGGCGAGCCGTTCGGGGTCGCGTCCGCAGGTGGCGACGCGGGCGCCCTCGTCGAGCAGGGCGCGGACCGTGGCCAGGCCGACGCCCGAACTGCCGCCGGTGACCAGGACGGTGCGGCCGGCGAGGCCGAGATCCATGACGTACTCCTTGCGGTTCGGGTGGTTCAGTGCATGGTGAAGCCGCCGTTGACGGCGATCACTTGACCGGTGAGGTACCGGGATTCCTCGGAGAGGAGGAAGGAGACGAGGCCGGTCAGGTCGTCGGGCTGCTGCGGTCGGGAGATGGCGCGGCGCTCGGCGTAGAGCGCGTGACGCTCGGGCGGGACCGTCTCGGTGGCCTCGACCTCGGTGAGGCCGGGGGCGAGGGCGTTGACGGTGATGCCCCGCTCTCCCAGTTCGCGGGCCATGGCCCGGGTGAGGGAGATGACCGCACCCTTGGAGGCGATGTAGTGGGCGAGACGCGGAGAGCCGTGAAGGGCCGCGTCCGAGGCGATGTTGACGATCCGGCCGGGCCGGGTCATAAGCGGCAGCAGGTGCTTGGCGACGAGCCAGGGTCCGCGTGCGTTGACCGCCATGAGCCGGTCCCAGGTCTCGACGTCGATGTCCTGGAACTCCTTGCCGCCCACGCCGTTGGCGAGCGCCGCGTTGTTCACCAGGCCGTGGAGGGGGCCTGAGGCGGCCAGCCGGTCGGCGAGCGCGGTGACCGACTCCGAGTCGGCGACGTCGAGCGGTACGAACTCCGCCGTGCCGCCCGTCTGGCGGATCGACGCCGCCGTGCGCTCGCCCCGGGCGGCGTCGATCTCGGCGACCACGACGCGATACCCGTCGGCCGCCGCCCGGCGGGCCATGGCCTCCCCAGGCCACGGCCCGCCCCGGTCACGACGACCGTGCGCGCAGTGCTCTGCTCAGTCACGGGTGACGCCGTAGAGCGGCGAGTACTCGGGGTAGGTCGGCACCTGCGGCTTTTGCGTGCCGATGATCACGCAGAACAGCGCGTCGGTTTCGCCCTCGTTCTTCAGGGAGCGGGTGACGCCGGCCGGCACCACGATCATGTCGCGGTAGCCGAGGGTGCGGTACTCGACCTCGTCCGGGCCGCGGTGGATACCGACGCGGACCTGTCCCTCCAGGACGAAGAACGCCTCCTCGACGTCGTGGTGCGTGTGGGCGGGGCCCTCGGCGCCGGGCGGCAGCAGCA comes from the Streptomyces sp. NBC_00443 genome and includes:
- a CDS encoding MarR family winged helix-turn-helix transcriptional regulator, whose amino-acid sequence is MAQRRAKRPDAVAGLVEDWARERPGLDTSPLEVLARLHRAYLQYQSRLTAQIEKHGLSVAGFDVLTALRRSGAPYRLTAGQLAASGLISSAGVTLRLDRLENDGLLVRERDAVDRRVVYSRLTDAGLKKVDEVFTEHLDNERRMLSGLSLTERRQLARLLSGLEHSIVESDTAGEDAAG
- a CDS encoding aromatic ring-hydroxylating dioxygenase subunit alpha, translating into MPLSVSDTADHVYAHGLRNLWHPVVPSHFVGPGGLRKVTALGENWLLFRKADGTLSLLADRCPHRGAPLSLGKHLGDRVACWYHGVEVDGSGTVTSVPGLPGCNLEGKTLVTSLPVREVGGAILAWFGDEEHPEPAELTLPEPLTDPAVSAFLCYAEWNVPWRYAMENLLDPMHGAFLHHESHTMYDGDTRAKFRIRETERGYFFEKTDQRGVNFDWVELCRTGVDWVDLSIPYPPSAGPGGAFGIVGMACPVDAERTGVFFWRYRRVDGWQRDSWRFLYKTLIEERHWQVLEQDRVMLEAMPADADQYENLYQHDLGVVRLRRLYQAQAAQQSKAARQSGKVASGPAV
- a CDS encoding PDR/VanB family oxidoreductase, with amino-acid sequence MTTTADEHELDLLVRRMTWEADGVLSVELTWPDGKPLPAWTPGAHLDLHVGGIVRQYSLCGDPADSATYRIGVLNEPSSRGGSRHVHTKLRPGQSVRAVGPRNHFALEPASSYVFLAGGIGITPILAMARQADRDGIPYRLVHGGRSRASMAFGTELSALTGDVTLVPQDERGHPDLAAALRDLPADALVYCCGPEPLLKAVEGACPAGQLRVERFAAPVVERTGDDTAFEVECRTSGVTLTVDATTSVLEAAERAGLNVNSSCRDGICGSCETRVLAGTPDHRDFLLSETERATGKTMMLCVSRCASDRLVLDL
- a CDS encoding thiamine pyrophosphate-binding protein encodes the protein MQYDNGGELLVAHLKSLGIDTVFGVVSVHNLPLVEAVDRHLRFVPVRHEATAVNAADGYGRARGSIGCALTSTGTGAGNAAGSLIEALASGTAVLHVTGQIESAYLGTGRGFIHETKDQLGMLSAVSAYAATVTSAHDAGRVLREATSAALSVPGGPASVEWPIDLQYAAQQDAEEAVPGAAPPSTDAAELAAAQLLLSGSRRPLIWAGGGACRARPELLALLETTGAGLLTSNSGRGSVPEDHPLVIGNFATAPAARALLADADVLVTVGTHFRSNETADYGLRLPDAHIQIDVDAAALGRVYPARHALHGDAATVLPTLTGAADRADTDWTARVTAVREEVRAALHDDIGPQAAVCDALAAALPRSTVVARDVTIPSSSWGNRLLPIHDPRANVFPRGGGIGQGLGMGIGAALARPDEPTVVIAGDGGLAVHFGELLTVAQERPRLTLVVFNDGGYGVLRNLQDGYAERRSGVDLFTPDFGPLAAACALPYARIAAPEDAAPVLQAALAADGPTLVEVDLDALGPMKKPFTPPVKIPTA
- a CDS encoding cupin domain-containing protein codes for the protein MPVTTTEYDNGGDLAKYTDALIATKGSREPDWGTLSFQEKAGPQYKRAQIRYVGSGATGNHENDNRILPSGGFTFSNMLLPPGAEGPAHTHHDVEEAFFVLEGQVRVGIHRGPDEVEYRTLGYRDMIVVPAGVTRSLKNEGETDALFCVIIGTQKPQVPTYPEYSPLYGVTRD